The proteins below are encoded in one region of Sminthopsis crassicaudata isolate SCR6 chromosome 1, ASM4859323v1, whole genome shotgun sequence:
- the TFAP2A gene encoding transcription factor AP-2-alpha isoform X3 encodes MPRCSQFRAGLCCLVRVLGRAMERSLGEVLVAAAGDSGGGPRGPEIPAPQKSGADSCTKGQGRDSGTESKAAAQIQPLAYNAGYSQQQQQQQHPETSQMLVHSFSAMDRHDGTSNGTARLPQLGTVGQSPYTSAPPLSHTPNADFQPPYFPPPYQPIYPQSQDPYSHVNDPYSLNPLHAQPQPQHPGWPGQRQSQEAGLLHTHRGLPHQLSGLDPRRDYRRHEDLLHGPHGLSSGLGDIPIHSIPHAIEDVPHVEDPGINIPDQTVIKKGPVSLSKSNSNAVSAIPINKDNLFGGVVNPNEVFCSVPGRLSLLSSTSKYKVTVAEVQRRLSPPECLNASLLGGVLRRAKSKNGGRSLREKLDKIGLNLPAGRRKAANVTLLTSLVEGEAVHLARDFGYVCETEFPAKAVAEFLNRQHSDPNEQVTRKNMLLATKSVKSSPTCWLRTDLPWGTQGPILS; translated from the exons ATGCCTCGTTGTTCCCAGTTTCGGGCAGGTCTCTGCTGTTTGGTCAGGGTCCTGGGCAGAGCCATGGAAAGATCTCTCGGGGAGGTATTGGTAGCGGCGGCCGGCGACAGCGGCGGGGGACCGAGGGGTCCCGAGATTCCTGCCCCGCAGAAAAGCGGAGCAGACAGCTGTACCAAAGGGCAGGGGAGAGACTCTGGCACAGAAAGCAAAGCGGCCGCCCAGATTCAGCCCTTGGCATATAATGCAGGATATtcgcagcaacagcagcagcagcagcatcctgAG ACTTCGCAGATGTTAGTACACAGTTTTTCAGCGATG gACCGTCACGATGGTACCAGCAATGGGACTGCCCGGTTACCCCAGTTGGGAACTGTTGGTCAGTCACCTTATACGAGTGCCCCTCCACTCTCTCACACGCCCAACGCAGACTTCCAGCCTCCTTACTTTCCCCCTCCCTACCAGCCCATCTACCCCCAGTCGCAAGATCCTTATTCCCACGTTAATGATCCTTATAGCCTGAACCCTCTTCACGCCCAACCTCAACCACAGCACCCAGGCTGGCCGGGACAGAGACAAAGCCAGGAAGCTGGGCTGTTACACACACATCGGGGATTACCCCATCAGTTATCGGGCTTGGATCCTCGAAGGGATTATCGGCGACATGAGGATCTACTGCACGGACCCCATGGGCTGAGCTCAGGACTAGGAGACATTCCGATCCATTCAATACCTCATGCCATAGAAGATGTACCg CATGTAGAAGACCCCGGTATTAACATCCCAGATCAAACTGTAATTAAGAAAG GCCCCGTATCCCTGTCCAAGTCCAACAGCAACGCCGTCTCCGCCATCCCCATTAACAAGGACAACCTCTTTGGTGGCGTCGTGAACCCCAATGAGGTCTTCTGTTCAGTTCCGGGTCGCCTCTCGCTCCTCAGCTCCACCTCGAAGTACAAGGTCACGGTGGCGGAAGTGCAGCGGCGCCTCTCTCCTCCCGAGTGTCTCAACGCATCGTTATTGGGTGGAGTGCTCCGGAG GGCAAAGTCTAAAAATGGGGGAAGATCTTTAAGAgaaaaattggacaaaatagGATTAAACCTTCCTGCAGGAAGACGTAAGGCAGCCAATGTCACCTTACTCACATCATTAGTAGAAG GAGAAGCAGTACACCTAGCCAGGGATTTTGGGTACGTGTGTGAAACTGAATTCCCTGCCAAAGCAGTAGCTGAATTTCTCAACCGACAACATTCCGATCCCAATGAGCAAGTGACAAGAAAAAACATGCTTCTAGCTACAAA